The following coding sequences lie in one Phragmites australis chromosome 8, lpPhrAust1.1, whole genome shotgun sequence genomic window:
- the LOC133926040 gene encoding uncharacterized protein LOC133926040 — protein MAPGVGRSISFPLSPASSSKPRAAACHARSISLPCRSHPLLAHLQSKIAAVHAWVADPTEPSSGLAHIDALHTALAELLLLPETQDAVRGATAASDRLLDAFLLLADAHRGFQETLLALKADVADVQVALRRRDAARLASAARSQRRNEKELARLAATVSPGAVFKCARLGLGGATAEETEMATALMEAAAASAAASAAVFWAAASIAAAASSSKKTAAFAAFAKKAAPETAEVAPEKMEELEQCIDECESDSEKVFRSIIRTRVSLLNIRTPAI, from the coding sequence ATGGCGCCGGGCGTCGGTCGCTCCATCTCCTTCCCGCTCAGCCCGGCGAGCTCCTCCAAGCCCCGCGCCGCCGCGTGCCACGCCCGCTCCATCAGCCTCCCGTGCCGCTCCCACCCGCTGCTAGCTCACCTGCAAAGCAAGATCGCCGCCGTCCACGCCTGGGTCGCCGACCCCACCGAGCCATCCTCGGGCCTCGCCCACATCGACGCGCTCCACACCGCGCTcgccgagctcctcctcctcccggagACCCAGGACGCGGTCCGCGGCGCAACGGCCGCATCCGACCGCCTCCTCGACGCCTTCCTCCTCCTTGCCGACGCGCACCGCGGCTTCCAGGAGACACTCCTCGCACTCAAGGCGGACGTCGCGGACGTTCAGGTTGCCCTGAGGAGGCGCGACGCAGCCAGGCTCGCGTCCGCCGCGCGATCTCAGCGCAGGAACGAGAAGGAGCTCGCGCGCCTCGCCGCCACCGTCTCCCCCGGCGCGGTCTTCAAGTGCGCTCGCCTGGGCCTTGGCGGCGCCACCGCCGAGGAGACCGAGATGGCCACCGCGCTCATGGAGGCGGCCGCTGCCAGTGCCGCGGCTTCCGCGGCCGTGTTCTGGGCGGCCGCGTCGATAGCGGCCGCGGCGTCCTCTTCCAAGAAGACAGCGGCGTTCGCTGCCTTCGCCAAGAAAGCCGCACCGGAGACGGCCGAGGTGGCGCCGGAGAAGATGGAGGAGCTTGAGCAATGCATTGATGAGTGCGAGAGCGACAGCGAGAAGGTGTTCAGGAGCATTATTCGGACTAGGGTTTCGCTGCTCAACATTCGTACTCCGGCAATTTAG